The genomic window TTTTCCAAAGGGGAAACCGATCTGCTGTTGGCTTTACGAAGCGGGGAAGACATTAGCCCATTGATTCAGTCAACCATCCTCTCCAAAGCAAAAGCGTTGGGCGGGCAGTTTGAAGGATTATTCCAGGATATTGATGCCACCGCAATTGAAAACCGAAGCATGATAACCATCGGAGGATAATGAAGAATAAAACGGCAATCATCATTCTGGCAGCAGGAAATTCATCCCGGTTGGGCGAACCGAAACAGCTGTTGCTCTACCAAGGAAAAACGCTGCTGCGTCATACCGCAGACGAAGCTTTAAAAGTAACCTCACAAATCGTAGTGGTAACAGGAGAAGTAAATATTCAGATTGAAGAAGAAATTAAACATTTTCATCAGATCAGAAATGATAACTGGGCAGAAGGCATGGCATCCTCTCTTAAAAAGGGATTAAAGGAAGCTGTAAAATGTTTCCCGGAAGCCGAACAGTTTATTTTTACCGTCTGTGATCAGCCTTTTATTAACGATTCCATATTTCAGGCTTTGATAGACAAAAAAGACACTTCAAAAAAAGGGATTGTTGCATCGTCATATGCAGATACGCTGGGCGTTCCGGTACTTTTCGACAGTTCATATTCAGAAAAATTATTAAACTTAAACGGCCAGGAAGGGGCCCGAAAACTCATTCGGCAGTATAAAGACGATACGGCTTTTGTCCTTTTTCCGCAGGGCTTGTGGGATATTGATACACCCGAAGACTATAAAAAATTAATCAATCCATGATTTCAGTTACAGAAGCAAAAAACATCATCCTAAATAATCTACCGGAAAGAAAAACGGCATTGCTGCCGCTTTCTGAAGCCGCAGGTCTCGTTACCTCTGCTAAGGTGATTGCCGGTACCGATATTCCCGGCTTCCCGCAATCTTCGATGGATGGATATGCGTTAAAATTCAAAGACCAACACCTGCCTTTAGAGATCAGCGGTGAAATGGCGGCCGGAACTACGGCTTTATTTCACCTACAGGATGGCCAGGCTTCCCGGATCTTTACCGGAGCTCCTTTGCCCGAAGGTGCCGATACCGTGGTGATGCAGGAAAAAATCACTATAGAAAATAATCAGCTTATTATTAAAGATGAAAACCTCAGCCAGGGGCTCAATGTGCGTCCGAAAGGATCGGAAGTGAAAAAAGGCGCTGTTGCTATTGCGGCAGGAACATTTCTGAGTCCAGCAGCCATTGGATTTCTTGCCGGAATAGGACAGGATCAAGTCGAAGTATACCGTCCTCCTGTGGTCGCGGTGATCCTAACAGGCAACGAATTGCAGGATCCCGGACAGGTACTGGCTTTCGGGCAGGTGTATGAAGCCAATTCCTACCAGCTTAAAGCCGCGTTGGAAAAGACAGGCCTGAAAGAAATCCATGTGTTCAGGGCGGAGGATGATCCCGCAACCCTTCAGCAGATTTTGGAGCAGGCTCTACAAATAAGCGACCTTGTCCTGCTTAACGGTGGGGTAAGCGTCGGGGATTATGATTTTGTGACAAAGGCTGCAAAACAGTGCGGCATCGAAGAAAAATTCCATAAG from Chryseobacterium sp. SORGH_AS_0447 includes these protein-coding regions:
- a CDS encoding nucleotidyltransferase family protein — its product is MKNKTAIIILAAGNSSRLGEPKQLLLYQGKTLLRHTADEALKVTSQIVVVTGEVNIQIEEEIKHFHQIRNDNWAEGMASSLKKGLKEAVKCFPEAEQFIFTVCDQPFINDSIFQALIDKKDTSKKGIVASSYADTLGVPVLFDSSYSEKLLNLNGQEGARKLIRQYKDDTAFVLFPQGLWDIDTPEDYKKLINP
- the glp gene encoding gephyrin-like molybdotransferase Glp, which gives rise to MISVTEAKNIILNNLPERKTALLPLSEAAGLVTSAKVIAGTDIPGFPQSSMDGYALKFKDQHLPLEISGEMAAGTTALFHLQDGQASRIFTGAPLPEGADTVVMQEKITIENNQLIIKDENLSQGLNVRPKGSEVKKGAVAIAAGTFLSPAAIGFLAGIGQDQVEVYRPPVVAVILTGNELQDPGQVLAFGQVYEANSYQLKAALEKTGLKEIHVFRAEDDPATLQQILEQALQISDLVLLNGGVSVGDYDFVTKAAKQCGIEEKFHKIRQKPGKPLFFGTKGEKLVFGLPGNPSSSLTCFYEYVLPAVENLLGLKNSVQKLNVVATHDYIKPAGLTHFLKAFYEEGAVTPLHAQESYRLHSFAQANCFLVLPEESTGCKKGDIVEIHLLPL